The Tardiphaga alba genome includes a window with the following:
- a CDS encoding dihydrodipicolinate synthase family protein: MKLTSKAAGTFAIAPTPFFDDGRIDDKSIDSLIDFYASIGCDGVTVLGILGEAPKLESAESESVATRFIKRAGDRLQIIVGVSAPGFAAMRSLALKSMDAGAAAVMIAPPPHLRTDDQINTYFKQATEAIGEDVPWVLQDYPLTLNVIMTNAVIRKIVMDSKSCVMLKHEDWPGLEKITALRGFQKDGSLRELSILTGNGGTFLDFEMERGADGAMTGYAFPEMLIDVVNLSKKGERDKAHDLFDAHLPLVRYEQQPGVGLSVRKYVLQKRGIIASAAQRKPGPVLSAPAKAEVDYLLSRVARFDKRARIEN; this comes from the coding sequence ATGAAACTGACGTCCAAAGCTGCCGGTACCTTCGCCATCGCGCCGACCCCGTTTTTCGACGACGGCCGCATCGATGACAAATCCATCGACAGCCTGATCGATTTCTACGCCTCGATCGGCTGCGACGGCGTCACCGTGCTGGGCATTCTCGGTGAGGCGCCGAAGCTGGAAAGCGCGGAGTCCGAAAGCGTGGCGACCCGCTTCATCAAGCGCGCCGGCGACAGGCTGCAGATCATCGTCGGCGTCTCCGCGCCGGGCTTTGCCGCCATGCGCTCGCTGGCACTGAAGTCGATGGATGCGGGTGCTGCGGCCGTCATGATCGCCCCGCCGCCGCATCTGCGCACCGACGACCAGATCAACACCTATTTCAAGCAGGCAACAGAAGCCATCGGCGAGGACGTGCCTTGGGTGCTGCAGGACTATCCGCTGACCCTGAACGTGATCATGACGAATGCCGTGATCCGCAAGATCGTCATGGATTCCAAGTCCTGCGTGATGCTCAAGCATGAGGACTGGCCGGGGCTGGAGAAGATCACCGCGCTGCGCGGCTTCCAGAAGGACGGTTCGCTGCGTGAGCTGTCGATCCTGACCGGCAATGGCGGGACTTTCCTGGATTTCGAAATGGAGCGCGGGGCCGATGGCGCCATGACCGGCTATGCCTTCCCGGAAATGCTGATCGACGTGGTCAACCTCTCCAAGAAGGGCGAGCGCGACAAGGCGCATGACCTGTTCGACGCCCATCTGCCGCTGGTGCGCTATGAGCAGCAGCCTGGGGTGGGCCTGTCCGTTCGCAAATACGTACTGCAAAAGCGCGGCATCATCGCTTCCGCGGCACAGCGCAAGCCCGGCCCGGTGCTCTCGGCGCCGGCCAAGGCAGAGGTGGATTACCTGCTGTCGCGCGTGGCGCGCTTCGACAAGCGTGCGCGGATCGAAAATTAA
- a CDS encoding PQQ-dependent dehydrogenase, methanol/ethanol family gives MTLGGGAAVAQTKGSPEHIKSAVGAVDSASIKANTATSKDWPTYGLDYAETRFSKLDQINASNVKDIGLMWTYSLESIRGVEATPLVVDGIMYVSAPWSIVHAVDTRTGKRLWTFDPGVDREKGYRGCCDVVNRGVALYKGKVFVGAYDGRLIAIDAASGQKVWEKDTITDRKMSYTITGAPRVFNGKVVIGNGGAEYGVRGYVTAYDAETGDQKWRWFTVPGDPSKPFEDGSMEAAAKTWDPAGKYWVSGGGGTAWDTITFDPDLNMVYIGTGNGSPWNRNIRSPAGGDNLYLGSIVALNAETGKYIWHYQETPGDNWDYTSTQPMILADITIDNQPRKVVLHAPKNGFFFVIDRTNGKYISAKNFVDVNWATGYDASGRPIEVPEARTPDKSFDSIPGPFGAHNWHPMSFNPQTGLVYLPAQGVPLNLTGEKKFVQNDPGPFKYAATTGWNIGFTLNTEPPKNLPFGRLIAWDPVKQKEAWRAEYVAPWNGGTLTTAGNLVFQGTADGRFVAYNAKTGEKLWETPVGTGAVAAPSTYEVDGKQYVSIAVGWGGVFGITQRATDREGPGTVYTFAVGGKAPLPAFTKYQIGNLLKGVKYDPKDVPDGTAIYVSACASCHGVPGVDKGGNVPNLGYSAPETITNLKDIVFGGPFKDKGMPDFTGKLTEADLTKIQAFIQGTADAIRPK, from the coding sequence ATGACGCTGGGCGGCGGCGCTGCGGTCGCGCAGACCAAAGGCTCGCCTGAGCATATCAAGTCGGCTGTGGGCGCCGTTGATAGTGCTTCGATCAAGGCCAATACGGCGACGTCGAAGGATTGGCCGACCTACGGCCTGGATTACGCCGAGACGCGCTTCAGCAAGCTCGACCAGATCAATGCGTCCAACGTCAAGGATATCGGCTTGATGTGGACCTATAGCCTGGAATCCATCCGTGGCGTCGAGGCGACGCCTCTGGTGGTGGATGGCATCATGTATGTCTCGGCGCCATGGAGCATCGTCCATGCCGTTGATACCCGCACCGGCAAGCGGTTGTGGACCTTCGATCCCGGCGTCGATCGCGAGAAGGGCTATCGTGGCTGCTGCGACGTCGTGAATCGGGGTGTCGCGCTATACAAGGGCAAGGTGTTTGTGGGCGCCTATGACGGCCGCCTGATCGCCATCGATGCCGCGTCCGGACAGAAGGTCTGGGAAAAGGACACGATCACCGATCGCAAGATGTCCTACACCATCACCGGCGCGCCGCGCGTGTTCAACGGCAAGGTGGTGATCGGCAATGGCGGCGCCGAATATGGCGTGCGCGGATACGTCACCGCCTATGATGCGGAGACCGGCGACCAGAAGTGGCGCTGGTTCACGGTGCCTGGCGACCCGTCAAAACCGTTCGAGGACGGGTCGATGGAGGCGGCCGCCAAGACGTGGGATCCCGCCGGCAAATACTGGGTCAGCGGCGGCGGCGGCACCGCCTGGGATACGATCACCTTCGATCCCGATCTCAATATGGTCTATATCGGCACCGGAAACGGCTCGCCGTGGAATCGCAACATCCGCAGCCCGGCCGGCGGCGATAATCTCTATCTCGGCTCCATCGTCGCGCTGAATGCGGAGACCGGAAAATATATCTGGCACTATCAGGAAACGCCCGGCGACAATTGGGACTACACATCGACCCAGCCGATGATCCTGGCGGACATCACGATCGATAACCAGCCGCGCAAGGTGGTGCTGCACGCGCCGAAAAACGGCTTCTTCTTCGTCATCGATCGCACCAACGGCAAATACATCTCGGCGAAGAATTTCGTCGATGTGAACTGGGCGACCGGCTACGACGCCAGTGGCCGGCCGATCGAGGTGCCGGAAGCGCGTACGCCCGACAAATCCTTCGACAGCATCCCCGGACCATTCGGTGCGCATAACTGGCATCCGATGTCGTTCAATCCGCAAACGGGTCTCGTCTATCTGCCGGCGCAGGGCGTGCCGCTGAACCTCACGGGCGAGAAGAAGTTCGTGCAGAACGATCCCGGGCCGTTCAAATATGCAGCCACAACGGGTTGGAATATCGGCTTCACGCTGAATACCGAGCCACCGAAGAACCTGCCATTCGGTCGTCTCATCGCCTGGGATCCGGTGAAGCAGAAGGAAGCCTGGCGCGCTGAATACGTTGCGCCATGGAATGGCGGCACGCTGACCACGGCCGGCAATCTTGTCTTCCAGGGCACGGCAGATGGACGCTTCGTCGCCTACAACGCCAAGACCGGCGAGAAGCTGTGGGAGACGCCGGTCGGCACGGGAGCCGTCGCGGCACCATCGACCTATGAGGTGGATGGCAAACAGTATGTCTCCATCGCGGTCGGCTGGGGCGGCGTGTTCGGCATCACCCAGCGCGCGACGGATCGGGAAGGGCCGGGCACGGTCTACACCTTCGCTGTGGGCGGCAAGGCGCCGCTGCCGGCCTTCACCAAGTACCAGATCGGCAATCTGCTGAAGGGCGTGAAATACGACCCGAAGGACGTGCCGGACGGGACGGCAATCTATGTCAGCGCCTGTGCGTCGTGCCACGGCGTGCCGGGCGTGGACAAGGGCGGCAACGTGCCTAATCTCGGCTATTCGGCGCCGGAGACCATCACCAACCTGAAGGACATCGTCTTCGGTGGACCGTTCAAGGATAAGGGCATGCCTGATTTTACCGGCAAGCTGACCGAGGCGGACCTGACGAAGATCCAGGCGTTCATTCAGGGGACCGCCGACGCGATCCGGCCCAAGTAA
- a CDS encoding NUDIX hydrolase, with protein MPYKKTGIRECREGDPPHAPEPGTVRPASTILLLRKGETDPIDVFMMVRHYQIEFASGALVFPGGSVDAGDHEIAKRPELHDGGDHLDAEALAFRIAAIRETFEESRILLARPHGSKELIAATKASAIADQHRDALNEGKVKFADIIAENDLELAVDLLVPYAHWITPEGMKKRFDTWFFLAEAPPEQVGMHDGKESTDSIWLSPREALEGGESGRFTLPFPTTRNLIKLGKQGGVAAALDDARASKVVSVTPIVTRDGDKRQLRIPIEAGYDGEMFELTGAP; from the coding sequence ATGCCCTACAAAAAAACAGGCATCAGAGAATGCCGAGAGGGAGACCCACCCCATGCCCCCGAGCCCGGCACCGTCCGCCCCGCTTCGACGATCCTTCTGCTCCGGAAGGGCGAGACCGATCCTATCGATGTCTTCATGATGGTTCGGCATTATCAGATCGAATTCGCATCGGGCGCATTGGTGTTTCCCGGCGGCAGCGTCGATGCTGGCGATCACGAGATCGCCAAGCGGCCGGAGCTGCATGACGGCGGCGACCATCTCGATGCCGAGGCGCTGGCCTTTCGCATCGCTGCCATCCGCGAGACGTTTGAGGAAAGCCGTATCCTGCTCGCTAGGCCACACGGATCGAAAGAGCTGATCGCTGCGACCAAAGCGAGTGCGATTGCCGATCAGCATCGCGATGCGCTGAACGAAGGCAAGGTCAAGTTCGCCGATATCATTGCCGAGAACGATCTGGAACTGGCGGTCGATCTGCTCGTGCCCTATGCGCACTGGATCACGCCCGAGGGCATGAAGAAGCGTTTCGACACCTGGTTCTTTCTCGCCGAGGCGCCGCCCGAACAGGTTGGGATGCATGACGGCAAGGAGTCCACGGACTCGATCTGGCTGTCGCCACGCGAAGCGCTGGAGGGCGGTGAGTCCGGTCGCTTCACGCTGCCGTTTCCGACGACGCGCAACCTGATCAAGCTCGGCAAGCAGGGCGGCGTGGCTGCGGCACTGGACGATGCGCGGGCGAGCAAGGTCGTGAGCGTCACCCCGATCGTGACCCGCGACGGCGACAAGCGCCAGCTGCGGATTCCGATCGAGGCGGGCTATGACGGCGAAATGTTCGAACTGACCGGCGCGCCGTAG
- a CDS encoding long-chain-fatty-acid--CoA ligase, which yields MNITQGLRRVLQTDPSIIATIDGERRRTWREVGDRVARLAGGLHKLGIQHNDRVAVLMQNSDRYFELYLGIAWAGAVIVPTNTRWSQAEILDSLLDCRASAIVVDSAFAAMGLELARDAKLTLIYADDDAGPEEAHNYDKLVETSAPVADAMRGREELAGIFYTGGTTGRSKGVMLSHGNIMSNSLHMMSEGLIPVGSIYLNAAPMFHVANGGAMFTSLANGGTNVIVRTFNPELVMQAIANEKVSATLIVPTMIQMLVDHPSFADYDLSSLKQLMYGASPINEALLKRAMKGLPNAEFHQLYGMTELSPLATHLPWEQHYSEASAAKNRLRACGRAAIGCEARIVGDDRKPVPHGTVGEVAVRGQNVMMGYWERPEETAKAVIDGWMHTGDGGYMDEEGYIYLVDRMKDMIISGGENVYSIEVENTITQHPAVAQCAVIGIPDPHWGETVHAFVIPKPDAQVNAAEIIAFCRDRIAGYKCPRTVDVRSEAFPLSGAGKVLKRELRRPYWENANVQAKAG from the coding sequence ATGAATATCACCCAGGGCCTGCGCCGCGTGTTGCAGACCGATCCGAGCATCATCGCCACCATTGATGGCGAGCGCCGCCGCACATGGCGCGAGGTCGGCGACCGCGTGGCGCGGCTTGCAGGCGGCCTGCACAAGCTCGGCATCCAGCACAATGATCGCGTGGCCGTGCTGATGCAGAATTCCGATCGCTATTTCGAACTCTATCTCGGCATCGCCTGGGCCGGCGCCGTGATCGTACCCACCAATACACGCTGGAGCCAGGCGGAAATCCTCGATTCCCTGCTCGATTGCCGGGCTTCCGCCATCGTCGTCGACAGTGCCTTCGCCGCCATGGGACTTGAGCTGGCAAGGGACGCCAAGCTGACCCTGATCTATGCCGATGACGATGCCGGTCCGGAGGAGGCGCATAATTACGATAAACTCGTCGAGACCAGCGCGCCCGTAGCTGATGCGATGCGCGGCCGCGAGGAGCTTGCCGGCATCTTCTACACTGGCGGCACGACGGGACGCTCCAAGGGCGTCATGCTGAGCCATGGCAATATCATGAGCAACTCGCTGCACATGATGAGCGAAGGCCTGATCCCGGTCGGGTCGATCTATCTCAATGCGGCCCCGATGTTTCATGTCGCCAATGGCGGCGCCATGTTCACGTCGCTCGCCAATGGCGGCACCAATGTGATCGTGCGGACTTTCAATCCCGAATTGGTGATGCAGGCAATCGCCAACGAGAAAGTCAGCGCGACACTGATCGTGCCGACCATGATCCAGATGCTGGTCGATCACCCCTCGTTTGCGGATTACGACCTGTCATCCCTTAAGCAGCTGATGTACGGCGCGTCCCCGATCAACGAAGCGCTATTGAAGCGCGCGATGAAGGGCCTGCCCAATGCCGAATTCCATCAGCTTTACGGCATGACGGAACTGTCTCCGCTGGCAACACATCTGCCGTGGGAGCAGCACTACAGCGAAGCATCCGCAGCGAAGAACCGGCTGCGCGCCTGCGGCCGCGCGGCGATCGGCTGCGAGGCACGCATTGTCGGCGATGACCGTAAGCCCGTCCCGCACGGCACCGTCGGCGAAGTCGCCGTACGCGGCCAGAATGTGATGATGGGCTATTGGGAACGTCCGGAAGAAACCGCCAAGGCAGTCATCGACGGCTGGATGCATACCGGCGACGGCGGCTATATGGACGAGGAAGGCTATATCTATCTCGTCGACCGCATGAAGGACATGATCATCTCCGGCGGCGAGAACGTCTATTCCATCGAGGTCGAGAACACGATCACCCAGCATCCGGCCGTCGCACAATGCGCGGTGATCGGCATCCCTGATCCGCATTGGGGCGAGACCGTGCATGCCTTCGTGATCCCGAAGCCGGATGCGCAGGTGAATGCGGCCGAGATCATCGCGTTCTGCCGGGATCGCATCGCGGGCTACAAATGCCCGCGGACGGTCGATGTGCGCAGCGAGGCGTTCCCGCTCTCCGGCGCCGGAAAGGTGCTGAAGCGCGAATTGCGACGCCCTTATTGGGAGAATGCGAACGTTCAGGCGAAAGCAGGCTAA